The Paenibacillus sp. MBLB1832 genome has a window encoding:
- a CDS encoding glycoside hydrolase family 43 protein — translation MRKWMILIMSILFVTGCTKGDPATTMKESNATATLTKEAKTFTNPILDNGADPWVTAKDGFYYYTHTTGNSIRIWKSATLTGLADADYKDIWFPPSTGPNSANIWAPELHFIAGKWYVYYAADDGQNENHRMFVLESVTDDPLVAYVEKGMLNTAGRWAIDGTTLQKKDGSLYFIWSGWEGAVNVSQHLYIAPMSNPYTISGVPVEISRPTYDWELVGNPTINEGPQVLLHDDRIFVIYSASGSWTDDYCLGMLSSSMNSDVLNPSSWKKHEKAVFSKTDTVFGPGHNSFAKSVDGKEDWIIYHAAKTQGSGWNRNVRMQRFTWNRDGTPNFGIPITEGVPVQVPSGE, via the coding sequence ATGCGTAAATGGATGATTCTCATTATGAGTATCCTGTTCGTTACAGGATGTACGAAAGGAGACCCAGCAACGACGATGAAGGAAAGCAATGCAACGGCAACGCTTACGAAAGAAGCGAAAACATTCACGAACCCCATTCTCGATAACGGTGCAGATCCATGGGTAACGGCCAAAGATGGGTTCTATTACTACACACATACAACGGGGAACTCCATTCGAATTTGGAAATCAGCCACGTTAACGGGCCTTGCGGACGCAGACTATAAAGATATCTGGTTCCCGCCATCGACAGGTCCGAACTCTGCCAACATTTGGGCACCCGAATTACATTTTATCGCGGGAAAATGGTATGTCTATTACGCCGCTGATGACGGCCAGAATGAGAATCATCGCATGTTCGTGCTCGAATCGGTGACAGACGATCCGCTCGTTGCGTATGTCGAGAAGGGCATGCTGAACACGGCAGGCCGCTGGGCCATTGATGGAACGACACTGCAGAAGAAGGACGGCTCGCTCTATTTCATTTGGTCAGGATGGGAAGGGGCGGTGAACGTGAGCCAGCATCTCTATATCGCACCTATGAGCAATCCATATACGATTAGCGGAGTGCCTGTTGAAATCTCACGACCTACCTACGACTGGGAACTGGTGGGCAATCCTACGATCAATGAAGGACCGCAAGTGCTGCTTCACGACGACCGAATCTTCGTAATCTATTCAGCAAGCGGCAGCTGGACGGATGATTATTGCTTAGGCATGTTAAGTTCGTCCATGAACAGCGATGTTCTTAATCCTTCCTCCTGGAAAAAGCATGAGAAGGCTGTATTCTCGAAAACAGATACTGTCTTCGGTCCTGGACATAATTCATTTGCGAAGTCAGTGGACGGCAAAGAAGATTGGATCATCTATCATGCAGCGAAAACGCAAGGATCAGGCTGGAACCGCAATGTGCGCATGCAACGATTTACGTGGAATCGGGATGGTACGCCGAATTTCGGCATTCCGATCACGGAGGGTGTTCCGGTTCAGGTTCCAAGCGGTGAATAA
- a CDS encoding carbohydrate ABC transporter permease yields MKSFKIFYVLLASILGIIFILPMLWMFSNSFKTDVEVMSPVFHLFPQEFTMDNFHTIFVGGAVEVPIFRWIFNSFFVGFAATLLVIVVDAMAAYALAKLDIPLKRTLFALFIGSLMVPGIISFLPQYLNFSNFNLINTYYVLILPYSGGALGVFLLIQFFQSFPNEIIEAARIDGANKWQVFISVLMPSSVSIVTTLAIFTFMSVFNDYVWPFFTVTDLQMRTLTAGVAVMATGSFVQSYGKLMALATLSTIPTLIIFIIGQRQFIQSITATGVKQ; encoded by the coding sequence ATGAAATCGTTTAAAATCTTTTATGTACTATTAGCGTCCATACTTGGCATCATCTTCATCCTTCCGATGCTGTGGATGTTCTCGAATTCGTTCAAGACCGATGTGGAAGTCATGTCGCCGGTATTTCATTTATTTCCCCAAGAATTTACGATGGATAATTTCCATACGATATTCGTTGGCGGTGCTGTAGAGGTTCCGATTTTCCGTTGGATATTCAACTCCTTCTTCGTTGGATTTGCTGCGACACTGCTCGTGATCGTCGTAGATGCGATGGCAGCGTATGCGTTAGCGAAATTAGACATTCCTTTGAAACGGACACTATTTGCTTTGTTCATAGGCTCGCTGATGGTTCCTGGTATCATTTCATTTCTTCCCCAGTATTTGAATTTTAGTAATTTCAACCTGATCAATACCTACTATGTGTTGATTTTGCCATATTCGGGCGGTGCATTAGGTGTCTTTCTACTCATCCAATTTTTCCAATCGTTTCCTAATGAAATTATCGAGGCGGCACGCATTGATGGTGCGAACAAATGGCAGGTATTTATCTCTGTCCTGATGCCATCCTCGGTATCGATTGTGACGACACTAGCGATCTTCACGTTTATGAGCGTGTTCAACGATTATGTGTGGCCATTCTTTACAGTGACCGATCTTCAAATGCGGACTTTGACTGCAGGTGTCGCTGTGATGGCGACAGGAAGTTTCGTTCAGTCCTACGGAAAACTAATGGCGCTTGCGACGTTATCGACGATTCCAACGCTCATCATTTTCATCATTGGGCAAAGGCAATTTATCCAATCCATTACAGCGACAGGTGTGAAACAATAG
- a CDS encoding carbohydrate ABC transporter permease → MPATTSSHWKSKLTSSLFIVPYLIAFIAFTLIPIIYGFIISLKEYNLLDPVHPFVGLDNYKKIFTDGTQENDLFFIGMKATLKFVVFSVPFLVVIGLGFALLLNALPAKLRSLFRSIYFIPYAVSATVMAVIWKRMFDVTGGFLNLLMAKVGIREFDPIPWLMDTPFVWFSLVVATLWWTIGFNMIIFVNALNGVPEDLYEAAKIDGANGWDRLKSITLPFIRPVLIFVLITSTIASYNVFAQPNLISNAGDETKVLLMGILQTAYTAREIGSASAMAILMGLSIMIVSIIQFKITNQKE, encoded by the coding sequence TTGCCTGCCACAACATCATCCCATTGGAAATCCAAGCTGACGTCCAGCTTATTCATAGTACCTTACCTGATTGCCTTTATAGCGTTTACGCTAATCCCAATCATTTATGGATTCATCATTAGTTTGAAAGAATATAATTTGCTAGATCCTGTACATCCCTTCGTTGGACTCGATAATTATAAGAAAATATTCACCGATGGCACACAAGAGAATGATCTGTTCTTCATCGGCATGAAAGCAACCTTGAAATTCGTGGTGTTTTCAGTTCCCTTTTTAGTCGTGATCGGACTTGGCTTTGCCCTACTGCTGAATGCACTTCCAGCGAAATTACGATCGCTGTTTCGGTCTATTTACTTCATCCCGTATGCGGTTTCCGCAACGGTTATGGCCGTGATCTGGAAGCGAATGTTCGATGTTACAGGAGGGTTCCTTAATTTGCTCATGGCTAAAGTAGGAATTCGTGAGTTTGATCCGATACCTTGGCTAATGGATACACCATTTGTGTGGTTTTCACTTGTTGTTGCAACGCTCTGGTGGACCATCGGCTTTAACATGATTATTTTCGTGAACGCACTTAATGGTGTGCCTGAAGATCTGTACGAAGCAGCCAAAATCGATGGAGCGAATGGATGGGACAGACTGAAGAGTATTACTTTGCCTTTTATTAGACCCGTTCTTATTTTTGTCTTAATAACCTCAACCATAGCATCCTACAATGTATTTGCACAGCCGAATCTCATAAGTAACGCTGGTGACGAGACGAAGGTGCTTTTAATGGGAATTCTGCAAACTGCCTATACGGCGAGAGAAATCGGATCCGCGTCAGCGATGGCGATTCTCATGGGCTTATCGATCATGATCGTGTCCATCATTCAATTCAAAATCACGAATCAGAAGGAGTAG
- a CDS encoding ABC transporter substrate-binding protein yields the protein MKKMKSLQLVGAAGLSMTLILTGCTSTKTAETSPAAVSPAASKAAEATKAPETVKSGEKVTVNFWNPFSGNDGPFMKKIVDNYNKSQDKYVVKMTIQPNGDYYKLLDTAIATKKGVPDVAIMHLDQTPTYIAKDMLQPVDAIAKAVGVEKSNFPPATVEYSTKDNNWYSIPLDIHPLVMYYNKDLFKAAGIAAPPTNREQFVDAAKKMTDPSKGIWGAAMPTFWIQNFLFPTILFQNGGDFIDEKGNIAYNSPAGVEAVTFMRSLTTMKVSPPTVAADGDFNLFQQGKSAMHFNGPWVKDAFDKAKINYGVAPVPQLGTVKQAVFGGSHNFVIPKATTDASVLAGVGDFLKYVNANSIDWAESGQAVASKVVRDSAAFQAMTQQQVEVAKEFEYVKFAPKVLNWGPISDSIWTELANALQGKKEPKAALDDAAAKSTAAMKK from the coding sequence ATGAAAAAAATGAAAAGCTTACAACTCGTAGGTGCAGCAGGTTTGTCCATGACTTTGATTTTGACTGGATGTACGTCAACGAAAACAGCGGAAACGTCTCCAGCTGCAGTATCTCCAGCGGCTTCTAAGGCAGCCGAAGCAACGAAAGCCCCAGAAACGGTGAAAAGCGGCGAGAAAGTGACCGTCAACTTCTGGAATCCGTTCTCTGGCAACGACGGGCCTTTTATGAAGAAAATCGTGGATAACTACAATAAATCACAAGATAAGTATGTCGTGAAAATGACGATTCAACCTAACGGTGATTACTACAAACTGTTAGATACGGCGATTGCCACCAAGAAGGGTGTTCCCGATGTAGCCATTATGCATCTTGATCAAACGCCTACTTACATTGCGAAAGATATGCTGCAACCGGTTGATGCCATTGCTAAAGCCGTTGGTGTAGAGAAGAGCAACTTCCCGCCAGCAACGGTCGAGTATTCAACAAAGGACAATAACTGGTACAGCATTCCACTGGATATCCATCCACTTGTGATGTACTACAATAAAGATTTGTTTAAGGCTGCTGGCATTGCAGCACCGCCAACCAACCGTGAACAGTTCGTCGATGCGGCCAAAAAGATGACAGATCCTTCCAAGGGGATATGGGGAGCGGCGATGCCAACGTTCTGGATTCAAAACTTCTTGTTCCCAACGATTTTGTTCCAAAATGGCGGAGACTTCATAGACGAGAAAGGGAATATCGCCTACAACTCACCAGCAGGTGTTGAAGCGGTTACTTTCATGAGAAGCTTGACGACGATGAAAGTTTCACCTCCAACGGTTGCGGCTGACGGCGATTTCAACTTGTTCCAACAAGGGAAAAGCGCGATGCACTTCAACGGACCATGGGTAAAGGATGCTTTCGATAAAGCTAAAATTAACTACGGCGTAGCACCTGTTCCACAATTGGGGACAGTGAAGCAAGCTGTGTTCGGCGGCTCCCATAACTTCGTTATTCCGAAAGCGACTACAGACGCAAGTGTTCTAGCAGGTGTTGGTGATTTCTTAAAATATGTGAACGCGAATTCCATCGATTGGGCTGAGTCAGGTCAAGCAGTCGCTTCCAAAGTCGTGCGCGACAGCGCAGCTTTCCAAGCCATGACGCAGCAGCAAGTAGAAGTTGCGAAAGAATTTGAATATGTGAAGTTTGCACCGAAAGTGTTGAACTGGGGTCCGATTTCCGACAGCATCTGGACTGAGCTAGCGAATGCTCTGCAAGGTAAAAAAGAGCCAAAAGCAGCACTCGATGACGCAGCAGCGAAATCGACTGCCGCCATGAAGAAATAA
- a CDS encoding alanyl-tRNA editing protein produces MTSKLYYQSAYLQEWHTSITQTIEREDGVYVLLEETAFYPHGGGQPCDQGNISGIPVLDVSLEGDNVLHKLERLPEGTEVSCQLNWQVRFDHMQQHSGQHLLSAVCRDLYEANTVSFHLGTDYCTIDVESTDLDAGKLAVIEAEVNRQIYLNRAITSYFVSPEELAQLPIVKQPKVTNNIRIVEIEGVEYNACGGTHVSATGEIGIIKLLKTEKMKGNTRIYFACGARAVAQFNEHMRIIGTLSAKYNTGKDEIMDRVEKWEQEYKQTQQELAELRTKYDNYVAKELITGSTGIVTQQFEDLSMKDMQGLANTLASQTDLPILLVTTSENKVIFTHSGQFPQACGAFFKAHLSTYQGKGGGSDKMAQAGFADQSAALAFYTFAKEALKGN; encoded by the coding sequence ATGACATCTAAATTATACTACCAATCCGCCTACCTGCAGGAGTGGCATACATCGATTACGCAAACCATTGAACGAGAAGATGGTGTCTATGTACTCCTGGAGGAGACGGCGTTCTATCCGCACGGGGGCGGTCAGCCTTGTGATCAAGGGAATATCAGTGGCATTCCCGTTCTTGATGTATCACTAGAGGGAGACAACGTGCTGCATAAGCTTGAGCGTTTGCCGGAGGGCACTGAGGTCTCATGCCAACTGAATTGGCAGGTCCGGTTTGATCATATGCAGCAGCATAGCGGGCAGCATTTGCTCTCTGCGGTGTGCCGCGACCTCTATGAGGCGAATACGGTGAGTTTTCATCTCGGAACCGATTATTGCACTATAGATGTAGAGAGTACTGACCTGGATGCAGGCAAATTGGCGGTAATTGAAGCCGAGGTGAATCGTCAAATTTACCTGAATCGCGCGATTACGAGCTATTTTGTGTCTCCTGAGGAGCTGGCTCAGCTGCCCATCGTCAAACAGCCGAAGGTGACGAACAACATTCGCATTGTTGAGATCGAGGGTGTCGAATATAATGCATGCGGAGGCACCCATGTCTCAGCGACAGGTGAAATCGGGATCATCAAACTGCTGAAAACAGAGAAGATGAAGGGGAACACCCGCATCTATTTTGCTTGCGGCGCTCGGGCGGTGGCTCAGTTCAATGAGCATATGCGCATTATTGGTACGCTTTCGGCGAAGTACAATACAGGTAAAGATGAGATCATGGATCGCGTGGAGAAGTGGGAGCAGGAGTATAAGCAAACCCAACAAGAGTTGGCTGAGCTTAGAACGAAGTACGATAACTACGTGGCAAAAGAACTGATTACAGGCAGTACCGGCATCGTTACTCAGCAATTTGAGGATTTATCCATGAAGGACATGCAGGGCTTGGCTAACACGTTAGCTAGTCAGACCGATCTACCTATTCTGCTCGTGACAACTTCAGAGAATAAGGTGATTTTTACGCATAGTGGTCAGTTTCCACAAGCGTGCGGAGCTTTTTTCAAAGCTCATCTCAGCACTTATCAAGGCAAAGGCGGAGGCAGTGACAAGATGGCGCAGGCGGGATTCGCCGACCAATCGGCGGCTCTAGCATTTTATACGTTTGCTAAGGAAGCATTGAAAGGGAATTAA
- a CDS encoding YdeI/OmpD-associated family protein, with translation MNPKNELPEMLFENQQAFEDWLALHHNTSPGIRLQLAKKGASLSSVSYDQALESALCYGWIDSQKEKKDEQSWLQRFTPRGVKSIWSKVNKEKAERLIESGRMKPSGSQAIEAAKKNGQWMNAYEPQSAASIPADFAVELDKNSKAKAFYDTLNRQNKYAITFRIQTVKKQETRAKRISDFIRMLENGEKIYP, from the coding sequence TTGAACCCTAAAAACGAATTGCCAGAGATGCTTTTTGAGAATCAACAGGCGTTTGAAGACTGGCTTGCGCTGCATCACAACACATCACCTGGCATTCGATTGCAATTAGCGAAGAAAGGTGCAAGTTTGTCTTCGGTTTCATACGATCAGGCGCTTGAGAGTGCTTTGTGTTATGGTTGGATTGATAGTCAGAAAGAAAAGAAAGATGAGCAGTCCTGGCTCCAACGGTTTACGCCTCGCGGTGTTAAAAGTATTTGGTCTAAAGTGAATAAAGAAAAGGCCGAGCGTCTGATTGAAAGTGGGAGAATGAAGCCATCTGGTTCGCAGGCGATTGAAGCTGCTAAGAAAAACGGGCAGTGGATGAATGCTTATGAGCCTCAAAGTGCAGCAAGCATTCCAGCGGATTTCGCGGTGGAATTGGATAAGAATAGCAAAGCGAAGGCCTTCTATGATACATTAAATCGGCAAAATAAATATGCCATTACGTTTCGCATTCAAACTGTGAAAAAACAAGAAACACGTGCGAAACGGATAAGTGATTTTATTAGGATGTTGGAAAATGGAGAGAAGATTTATCCTTAA
- a CDS encoding cyanophycinase: protein MFTSRWKRKLTWGASALSLLFTLAAPLQVSAASNYTYYRIGSTTDVTTTTTFGQVLMGGSTDVDEAMRWMINKANGGDFLVIRATGTDAYNTYIRDLGTAMGKPLNSVSTLIVTNLTAGSSDAAVLDKINKAEAIFFAGGNQADYAKLLNGTPMQTALNNRIAQGIPFGGTSAGEMIGSQFVFDAIAAGTKTVTSSIALTNPYNRIISLSRNLVTTPVNQGFLADSHFEQRDRIGRLLSFIARTVKDGWTSQAKGIGVNEQSALLIEANGAVQLVSQPGAPDPAAYFLKGNAAPEICVSGSPLTFTNVSAYKITPGKTFNLSTWSGSGGLSYTLNVNTGTVTSSTGNIYGN, encoded by the coding sequence ATGTTTACAAGCCGTTGGAAAAGAAAGCTGACCTGGGGCGCCTCTGCGCTCAGTTTGTTGTTTACGCTTGCTGCACCGCTGCAAGTGTCGGCAGCCAGCAATTACACGTACTATCGTATCGGTAGCACGACGGATGTAACCACAACCACGACGTTCGGCCAGGTATTGATGGGTGGCAGCACCGACGTAGATGAAGCGATGCGCTGGATGATCAACAAAGCGAACGGCGGTGATTTCCTGGTCATTCGGGCAACGGGAACGGATGCGTATAACACGTATATCCGCGATTTGGGCACAGCGATGGGCAAGCCGCTTAACTCAGTAAGTACACTGATCGTGACAAATTTGACGGCTGGCTCTTCTGATGCTGCCGTGCTGGACAAAATTAATAAGGCAGAAGCCATCTTCTTTGCTGGTGGCAATCAAGCGGATTATGCGAAGCTGCTAAACGGTACTCCGATGCAGACTGCACTGAACAACCGCATTGCGCAGGGCATTCCGTTCGGGGGAACGAGTGCTGGCGAAATGATCGGCAGCCAATTTGTCTTTGACGCTATTGCAGCTGGCACCAAAACCGTTACCTCCTCCATTGCGCTGACTAATCCCTACAATCGGATTATATCTCTATCGCGCAATTTGGTGACAACCCCTGTGAATCAAGGCTTCCTGGCAGATTCGCACTTCGAGCAGAGAGATCGCATAGGACGCCTGCTTAGCTTTATCGCCCGCACTGTGAAGGATGGCTGGACCTCGCAAGCGAAGGGGATCGGCGTGAACGAGCAATCCGCGCTGCTGATTGAAGCAAACGGGGCAGTTCAGCTTGTCAGTCAACCGGGGGCGCCTGATCCTGCCGCGTACTTCCTGAAGGGCAATGCCGCGCCAGAGATCTGCGTAAGCGGTTCTCCCCTTACGTTTACCAACGTTTCCGCATACAAAATAACACCAGGCAAAACGTTCAACTTGTCCACATGGTCGGGCAGCGGCGGCTTGTCTTACACGTTAAACGTAAATACAGGAACAGTAACGTCCTCGACAGGTAACATTTATGGGAATTAA
- a CDS encoding glycoside hydrolase family 52 protein has product MKNQFFNAHHSPVGAFASFTLGFPGKCGGFDLEQARPPKQNIYIGLESTQGGTYDTFPFYEQPEEDESQRYDIENPDPNKNRPKLLFPYAKEAIQRDFQVGTDTWKSGDLTFSLISPVQAVPDPKTATDEELRLALVPAVLATITVDNSKGTAPRRMVFGYQGTDPYSTMRRLDDTMEGAAGVGQGRITAIVTRDPEVRSGMHFRIEDILNFKLVENLTFGLGAVGALFADTPAGEIKTYRFAICFHRSGIVTAGRDASYMYARLFKNIEAVADYALGHFDQIAKLAQDSNARISGSQLSDDQKFMLAHAIRSYYGSTQLLDMDDEPFWVVNEGEYRMINTFDLTVDQLFYELAMNPWTVRNELDMFVKRYSYEDRVRFPGDDVEYPGGISFTHDMGVGNTLSRPGYSSYELYGIDDCFSHMTHEQLVNWTLCGATYVTHTNDQAWLQANLSIFDKCLTSMINRDHPNPELRNGVMSLDSTRTMGGAEITTYDSLDVSLGQARNNIYLAGKCWAAYVAMERIFAENGREDLALIAGEQAMKCARTLTSYVTEGGYIPAVVGEGNDSKIIPAIEGLVFPYFTGNQAALDEQGRYGFYITALKKHLDVVLVEGICLFEDGGWKLSSTSNNSWLSKIYLCQFVAREILGLVWDEKGAAADAAHVAWLTHPTLSIYSWSDQIISGEITGSKYYPRGVTSILWLLEGK; this is encoded by the coding sequence ATGAAGAATCAATTTTTCAATGCACACCATTCGCCAGTTGGCGCATTTGCTAGTTTTACTCTTGGATTTCCAGGTAAATGCGGGGGCTTTGATCTCGAACAAGCACGTCCTCCTAAGCAAAATATATATATTGGGCTTGAATCTACCCAAGGCGGAACCTACGACACGTTTCCTTTTTATGAACAGCCGGAAGAAGATGAAAGCCAACGTTATGATATTGAGAATCCAGATCCGAATAAGAATCGGCCGAAGCTGTTGTTTCCTTATGCCAAGGAAGCGATACAGCGCGATTTTCAAGTGGGGACAGATACGTGGAAATCAGGGGATTTGACGTTCAGTTTGATTTCACCTGTACAAGCTGTACCAGATCCGAAGACGGCAACGGATGAAGAGTTGCGTCTGGCACTCGTGCCAGCTGTTCTTGCCACAATCACCGTGGATAATAGCAAAGGGACAGCACCAAGAAGAATGGTTTTCGGGTATCAAGGAACCGACCCATACAGTACGATGCGCAGGTTGGATGATACGATGGAAGGCGCCGCGGGGGTTGGACAAGGCCGCATTACGGCTATTGTTACCCGTGATCCAGAAGTGCGCTCGGGGATGCATTTTAGAATCGAAGATATTTTGAATTTTAAACTGGTAGAGAACTTAACGTTCGGTCTTGGCGCGGTTGGCGCTCTGTTCGCAGATACACCTGCAGGTGAGATCAAAACGTATCGCTTCGCGATCTGCTTCCATCGCTCTGGCATCGTTACTGCGGGTCGTGATGCTTCATATATGTATGCTCGGCTTTTCAAAAATATCGAAGCGGTTGCCGATTATGCGCTGGGTCACTTCGACCAAATTGCAAAGCTCGCGCAGGATTCGAATGCTCGAATCAGCGGATCACAGCTCTCCGATGATCAGAAATTCATGTTAGCCCATGCGATTCGCAGCTATTACGGTTCCACGCAGCTGCTGGATATGGACGATGAGCCATTCTGGGTTGTGAACGAAGGCGAATATCGGATGATCAACACGTTTGATTTGACGGTGGATCAGTTATTTTATGAGCTGGCGATGAATCCGTGGACCGTTCGCAATGAGTTGGATATGTTCGTCAAACGCTATAGCTATGAGGATCGAGTCCGTTTCCCTGGTGATGATGTGGAGTACCCAGGCGGCATTTCCTTTACGCATGATATGGGCGTGGGGAATACGCTTTCTCGTCCAGGCTACTCGTCCTATGAGCTGTATGGAATCGACGACTGCTTCTCGCATATGACCCATGAGCAGTTGGTGAACTGGACGCTGTGCGGCGCGACATATGTCACGCATACGAATGATCAGGCGTGGCTGCAAGCGAATTTGTCCATTTTCGACAAATGTTTAACGAGTATGATAAATCGCGATCATCCGAATCCTGAGCTGCGCAACGGAGTCATGTCCCTGGATAGCACGCGGACGATGGGCGGGGCGGAAATCACGACGTATGACAGTTTGGATGTCTCCTTGGGGCAAGCGCGCAACAATATCTATTTGGCGGGAAAATGTTGGGCGGCTTATGTGGCGATGGAACGTATTTTTGCTGAAAACGGCCGAGAAGATCTAGCTCTGATTGCCGGCGAGCAAGCGATGAAATGCGCACGCACGTTGACCTCGTATGTGACCGAAGGAGGCTACATCCCAGCTGTTGTCGGCGAAGGCAATGATTCCAAAATCATTCCCGCGATTGAGGGACTTGTGTTCCCGTATTTCACGGGCAACCAAGCAGCATTGGATGAGCAGGGACGTTACGGCTTTTATATCACAGCGTTGAAAAAACACCTAGATGTTGTGTTAGTTGAGGGAATCTGCCTCTTCGAGGATGGCGGCTGGAAGCTGTCTTCCACAAGCAACAACTCGTGGTTGAGCAAAATCTATTTATGCCAATTCGTTGCACGCGAAATCCTTGGCTTGGTATGGGACGAGAAAGGTGCAGCAGCGGACGCAGCGCATGTGGCATGGCTGACACATCCGACCTTGTCAATCTACAGCTGGAGTGACCAGATCATCTCGGGTGAGATTACGGGGAGTAAGTATTACCCTCGGGGGGTTACGAGTATTTTGTGGCTGTTGGAGGGTAAGTAA
- a CDS encoding helix-turn-helix transcriptional regulator produces the protein MEVFYKEPVPSPQENVLHGGMLPDVQAAFRIFAAHLRKVNANWSFPEHHHPMFELNLVLEGSQKMRVGEHHFNQKQGDLLWILPNEAHASLGGADERFMEYMCVHFEVADPWFRQQLSQLKQTLYPSGSKIAMTLHPILMDLAQMARQTDTSGLSLKLQTMQASFQIFAALTEVLIQEADTSLLPSEDIGLAAKIAARIEQQAATATHEQDPFRIIDIAKQLGYSPAHCNRVFQKAYGISPRHYLSTIKLRQAKLLLMDPTLSIEHIADKLGYKDLSQFSKQFKRWTNLSPTSYRHLSW, from the coding sequence ATGGAAGTTTTCTATAAAGAACCCGTACCATCCCCACAAGAGAATGTGCTGCATGGCGGTATGCTGCCGGATGTCCAAGCCGCCTTCCGAATATTCGCGGCGCATCTGCGCAAGGTGAACGCGAACTGGTCGTTTCCTGAACATCATCATCCGATGTTTGAGCTCAATCTCGTCTTAGAAGGCTCGCAAAAGATGCGAGTTGGCGAGCACCATTTTAACCAAAAACAAGGGGATTTACTATGGATTCTCCCCAATGAAGCGCATGCTAGTTTAGGAGGGGCGGATGAGCGTTTCATGGAGTACATGTGTGTGCATTTTGAGGTGGCAGATCCTTGGTTCCGTCAACAATTAAGCCAGCTAAAGCAAACGCTGTATCCATCTGGGAGTAAAATAGCAATGACCCTGCATCCGATCCTGATGGATCTAGCTCAGATGGCGCGACAAACCGACACGAGTGGTCTAAGTCTTAAACTGCAGACGATGCAAGCATCATTTCAGATTTTCGCCGCGTTGACCGAGGTGTTAATTCAAGAAGCAGACACCTCCTTGCTGCCGTCCGAGGACATCGGATTAGCTGCCAAGATTGCTGCACGTATTGAACAGCAAGCCGCGACAGCCACGCATGAGCAGGATCCATTTCGCATCATAGATATCGCAAAGCAGCTTGGTTACAGCCCCGCTCATTGCAATCGCGTGTTCCAGAAAGCATATGGGATTTCACCTCGGCATTATTTGAGCACGATCAAGCTGCGTCAAGCCAAGCTTCTACTGATGGACCCCACGCTTTCCATTGAGCATATCGCTGACAAGTTGGGCTACAAAGATCTTTCCCAATTCAGTAAACAATTCAAGCGATGGACGAATTTATCGCCTACTTCCTATCGACATTTGTCATGGTGA
- a CDS encoding inosine/xanthosine triphosphatase, with protein sequence MFGFEWKLALGTSNHAKRAAVVSATGVEPICHAVPSGVPDQPLTEDETILGAINRAKFVLEAEPSAEIGLGLEGGLMYDQVHTNQWYLFSVCAAWNGSQLYLGKGLYFPIPNEIGEKMKLGGTELRHIIDALSNTVDSNHKDGAYGLFTEGRITRRDVFREAVIAALTPFQSSFYKAN encoded by the coding sequence ATGTTTGGATTTGAATGGAAGCTGGCGTTAGGCACGAGTAATCATGCGAAACGCGCAGCTGTCGTGTCGGCGACAGGCGTTGAACCGATCTGTCATGCAGTTCCATCCGGCGTGCCGGATCAGCCTTTGACAGAAGACGAAACGATCCTCGGCGCGATTAATCGGGCTAAATTTGTCCTTGAAGCTGAACCTAGTGCTGAGATTGGTCTTGGCCTTGAAGGTGGACTCATGTATGATCAAGTACATACGAATCAATGGTACCTCTTCTCTGTCTGTGCCGCCTGGAACGGGTCGCAGCTATACCTTGGCAAAGGGCTCTATTTCCCGATTCCTAATGAAATTGGCGAGAAGATGAAGCTAGGAGGCACAGAGCTCCGTCACATCATAGATGCATTAAGCAATACAGTTGACAGCAACCATAAAGATGGAGCCTATGGCTTATTTACTGAGGGGCGCATTACCCGACGAGATGTTTTTCGTGAAGCCGTCATTGCGGCGTTGACACCGTTTCAGTCTTCTTTTTACAAAGCAAATTAG